The genomic DNA TTGAACCAGCAGGAACGCCTGCGCCAGGCCACCGAGAAGCAGCGCGCCCTGGCAGCCGAGCTGCGCGAAGCCCAGCAGGGCCGCACCGGGCGCGACGCGCTGCTGGTGGCGTTGGCGCTGGCGTGCGGCGGGCTGTTTTTTTGGCGGCGACGGCGCTAGGCGAGGCCGCGGCAGGCAGTATCTTGGGGGCACTAAAAGCCGTTGACCGCGTTGCTGCGCATGATTTCTTACACCGAAGACCAGGCCACGGCGCTCGTGCCCGATGCGGGCACCCTGAAACGCGGCCATGAGCTGGCTGCGCCGGCCAAGTGGGCGGGCCTGGGCCGCACCGACACGGCCGCCTGGGGCGAGTGCGCGGGCAGCGGCACCAAGCCCTACCTCACGGGCATCGACCTCATGGTGCCGGCCTTCAAGTGCTCGTGTCCGAGCCGGGTGTTTCCGTGCAAGCACGGGGCGGGGCTGCTGCTGTTGCTGGCGCGCCAGCCCGAATTGCTACCCCCCGCCGCGCCGCCCACCTGGCTGGCCGAGTGGCTGGATAAGCGCCAGACCAAGCAGGAAGAACAAGCTGCAAGGCCTGCCGCGGCCCCGGCGCTCAGCGCACCTGCCGCCGACTCCGCCGCGCCACCGGCCGCGCCCGACAAAGCCCGCCTCAAGCGCGAAGCCCAGCGGCAGGCGCGCATGGCGGCCGGGGCAGCGGACCTGGAAACCTGGCTGCTCGACCTGCTGCGCACCGGCTTGGCCGACCTACCCGGCCGGCCCCGCGACTTCTGGGAAACGCCGGTGGCCCGGCTGGTCGATAACCAACTGCCGGGCCTGGCGGCGGTGCTGCGCGAGCTGGCCGCCTACCCCGGCACCGGGGCCGACTGGGCCAGCCGCCTGCTGGGCCGCCTGGGCGAGCTATACCTGCTGCTGCGCGCCTGGGCCAACCGCGCCGCCCTACCCCCCGCCGCCCGGCTGGAAGTGGCTCAGCAAGTGGGCATTATTTTGAAAAAAGACGAGCTGCTGGCCGACCCCGCCGCCCTGGCCGTGGCCGATACCTGGCTGGTGCTGGGCCAGCACACCTGGCCCGAGGACCGCCTCACGGCCCGGCGCAGCTGGCTGCACGGCCAGCACTCGGGGCGGCGGGCGCTGGTGCTGGAGTTTGCCTTTGGGGGCCAGCCGTTTGCCACGGCGCTGCTGCCGCAGGAACGCTACGCGGGCGAGCTGGTTTTTTACCCTGGTCTGCTGCCGTTGCGGGCAGTGGCCAGCGCCGGGCTTGCGCGCCGGGCCGATGCGCCGGGCCCGCGCCCTACCCCCCGCAGCTTGGCCGCCATGCTCGATGCCTACGCCGCGGCCCTGGCCCTGCAGCCCTGGCTGCGCGAGTTTCCGGCCAGCGTGGGGGCCGTGGTGGGGCGCGATGCGGCGGGCGGCTGGCTCCTGCACGACCCCGAATCGGGCGCGGCCCTGCCGCTGCGGCTGCCCGACGAGCGGCGCGGCTGGCAGCTACTAGCCCGCAGCGGCGGGCAGCCTTTGGCCTTATTTGGCGAGTGGGATGGCCGCGAGTTTCGGGTGCTCAGCTACTGGCCGGCAATGACTGACGAGGCTTTGGCGGCGACTGGCGAAGAGCCGGAGCCGGCCGCGGCACCAGCGCCAATAGCCGTTATCCCTACCCCCGCCGCCGAACCTCAAGCCGTCCTACCCCCACCCGCGCCCGCCACCAACCCCTGGCCGGCGCTGCTGCGCGTGGCCCTGCTGGGCACGCGGCAGACAACCGAGACATTGCCAGAACTCCACTTAGGCGAATTTTCGGCGGCGGCCACCCGCGAGCAGCAGCTGTTGGGCGATGCCGGCACGCTGGCGCTGATGCGGAAAGCTGGCTTTCAGCCGCTGACTAGCGCCCTACCCCCCGCGGCTCCGCCCGAAGCCTGGCCGCTGCTGGGGCCGACGGGCCAGGCGCTGCTGCGCCAGCTGCTGAGCCGCCCGCACTACCGGACGCTGCTCAGCAATTATTTAGAGCAACTGGCTCAGCACCAGCGGGTGGTGCCGCCAATATTGCTGGCGGAAGTGCTTAGTTGGCTGCAAGACCAATCCTGGGCCGCGCCCTTTGTGGAGGGGGCACTTGGCGCGCGCGGCCAGTGGCTGGCGGCCCAAAACCCCAACTGGCTCTTTGCCGTGGCGGCGGCGGCCCGGCACGCGCCCACCGAGGCCGACTGGCACACCGGCCCTACCCCCCGTCGCCGGCTGTTCCTCGAAAAATTGCTGCTCACGGACCCGGCCCGCGCCACCCACTTGCTGGCCGACGCGCTGCCCCAGGAAGCCGCCGCCACGCAGGTGGCCCTGCTGGGCGCGCTCGATACCCTGCCCCTGGCCGCGCCGCTGCCCGCCGACTTTGCGCCGACGCTGGTGCCCTTGCTGGCCGCGCGCGGCAAAGAGGTGCGCCAGGCCGCCGCCCGCTGGCTGGCCCGCGTGGCCGACAGCCCCTTGCTGCCCCGCCTGTGGGCTCGCGCCGCGCCGCTGGTGCAGGTGAAGCGCAAGCTGCTGGGCCGCGCCAAGCTCACCATTTCCCTACCCCCTGCCTGGTCGGCGGAGTGGCAGCGTGACGGCATTGAGCAGCGGACCAGCGACTACGCCGGGGGCGAAAAAGCCGGCCAGCTGGGCCAGCTGCTGGCGCTGCTGCCGCCCGGCCGCTGGGCCGCCGCCTGGGGCGTGCCGGCCGCCGAGGCCGTGGCGCTGGCGGCGGCGTCCGACTGGGCGGCCGTGCTGCTGCCGGCCTGGCTGCGCGCCGCCCGCCTGCACCACGACGCCGATTTTGCGCTGGCCCTGCTGCTGCACGAGGCCGGCCAGCCCAGCCTGCCGCCCAAGTCGCGGCTGCTTGTGGAAGCCTCCTGGGTGCTTTCGCCGGCCCAGAAAACCGCCTGGCTGCTGGCCGCGCTGCCGGCCTCGGCCGCTACGCTGCCCGCCAGCAGCGCCTGGGCCAACTGGCTGCCGCTGGCCGGGCAGCCGTGGCCCGCCGCGCTGGGGCAGCGGGCGCTGCCGCTGCTACGCGCGGCCCTGCGCCAGCCGCCTTCGTGGGCGCCCGAGCAAACGGAGCGCGACGCGGCCGTGCGCAGCCTACTCTTTTCATTGGGCGACAGTCCCGACCCTGATTTGCTACCCCTGCTCACCGCTGGCTTAGGCGACTTGGCTGACTTGGAGCCCCGTTTTGCCGACGAGGTAGCCCAGCTGCTGGAGCTGCTGACGTTGCGCCCGCAACTGGCCGCCAGCCTTGCGGAAGCGGCTTGAAATATTTTTATCATACTCACTATCAGATAACAATCAAATAATCCACTCAAAACACCCGAGCAAAGAGAACGTCATTCCGAGCTTGCCGAGGAATCTCGCTCGCATCGTTCGGGTACCGTTCAGCCATGCGAGCGAGATTCCTCGGCAAGCTCGGAATGACGTTCTTTTTCTGCTAATTGCTCCTTACTAACTGCTCCTTGAAAATGACTGCCCTCCGACCCCACGCCGAAGAACTATATGCCGAAGAGCTGGCCGCGCTGCGCGCTGATGACGACCGCCCCAAGCCGCCGGGCTGGCAGCTGTCGCCCTGGGCGGTGGTCACGTATTTGCTGGGGGGTAGGCTCGACAATGGCTTTGAGATTGAGCCTAAGTACATTGGTCAGCGGCGGCTGATGGAAATTGCCGTGGCGACCCTGGCCACCGACCGCGCGCTGCTGCTGCTGGGCGTGCCGGGCACGGCCAAAAGCTGGGTTTCGGAGCACATTGCCGCCGCCATCAGCGGGCACACCAACCTGCTGGTGCAGGGCACCGCCGGCACCGCCGAAGACAGCCTGCGCTACTCCTGGAACTACGCGCGCCTGCTGGCCGAGGGGCCGTCGCTGGCCGCGCTGGTGCCCAGCCCGCTCTACCGCGGCATGGCCGAGGGCCAGCTCGTGCGCATCGAGGAGCTGACCCGCATCCCGTCCGACGTGCAGGATACGCTGCTGACCATGCTCTCCGAAAAAGTGCTGCCGATACCCGAGTTGAGCACCGAGATTCAGGCCACGCAGGGCTTCAACGTGATAGCCACCGCCAACGACCGCGACCGGGGCGTGAACGAGTTGAGCAGCGCCCTGCGCCGCCGCTTCAACGCCGTGGTGCTGCCCCTGCCCGCCACCCTGGCCGAGGAAGTGTGGATTGTGCAAACCCGCGTCGAGAAGCAGGGCCGCACCCTCCAGCTGCCCGCCGAAGCGCCCGCCCTGGCCCAGATTCAGCGCCTCGTAACCGTGTTTCGGGAGCTGCGCCAGGGCCGCACCGACAACGGCAAAACCAAGCTCAAGAGCCCCAGCGGCACGCTCAGCACCGGCGAGGCCATCTCGGTGATGAACGCCGGGCAGGCGCTGGCCGCCTACTTCGGCGATGGCACCCTGCGCGCCGCCGACCTGGCCGCCGGCCTCACCGGGGCCGTCATCAAAGACCCCGCCCCCGACCGCGTGGTATGGCTCGAATACCTCGAAACGGTGGTGAAGGAGCGCGAAGGCTGGCAGGATTTGTATCGGGCGTGCCGGGAGGTGGTGGAGTAGGAAGGTACCACCATATCTACAGAAGCTCCGTACTTTTAGCATAACATTAAACGTACTGAAGCAAACTATCCTACTCATGAGCAAGCAAGACTTTGACCTCTATTTGCGAAGCACCCCAAATTCCTCAATGCCTAATGTGGATTGGAAAAGCGAGTTAGACTTCTGGCTGAGCCAGTTAGAGGTACTTTACTCGAACGTTCAGGGTTGGCTGGAAGATTACATTCTTGAGAAGCAAATCGCTGTCTCTTTCAAAACAGACTTTCTCCAGGAGGATGTTCTTGGTATTTACGCAGTACGTCAGCTAGCAATTTATATAAAGGAGCAAGTTATTAAGTTAGAACCTATTGGAACCTACTTAGTTGGTACAAAGGGTAGAGTCGATATTACAGGGCCAACTGGCACTGTGCGATTACTGTTGGTTCAAAAAGACGCTCAGTCTCCACGCATTGTTTACCGAAAAAGATTGTATGAATCAGCAGACGATGAAGCGCGGGATAAAGCTTTTTTTGAAGATAAAGGACTAAATATTGAGGCTGATTGGGTATGGAAGATTAGTACTAATCCACCTCATATACATTTTTTTGAGCTTAATCAGGAATCATTCCTTGATACTTTACTACGTGTAATTGATGGTCATTAATAGACAATGGCAACAACTCTCAGTTGAGATAGATATCATTGCGGACCAATACAACTATCGCACTGAAGCGTTCAGACTTCTTTTTAGTCAAACGAATCCTGATTATTTCACTAGATTTGGTGCATTCTCTACCGAAGAGATACGGGGAGTTTATGATGAGCTTACTGCACAGAACGAGCATGATAATGGGTTCCGGCTACTGGCAGCAATTGAAGCAGCCTTTAGAGTTGATTACAAAACCAGATGCGTACAAAAGCTGAAGGATAACCTTTCCAAAACTTTTCGCAAGCTTTACCAGGAAAAAGAGAATCAGGTATCACTAACAGATGAATTATTTGAACACTGGAAAAATAGCAGCCTTGTAAGACCCAGTGCATTATCTGAATTAAAATCGGCTTTCAATTATCGCCATTGGCTAGCACACGGAAGATATTGGACGCCAAAATTTGGTCGTAGATACGATTTTTTTACTTTGTACACTTTGGCTAAGGAAATAGAGAGTTTTCCACTTCTAGTTCCTTAGCCGTTAAATGATTAGCCCTCCCACCGACCTACGCCTATTCGGCATTCGCCACCACGGCCCCGGCAGCGCCGCCAGCCTCGTGGCGGCGCTCGACGCGTTTCGGCCCGATATCGTGCTGCTGGAGTGTCCCGCCGAGAGCGAGACCGCCCTGGCCACCCTGCGCGACCCGGCGCTGGTGCCGCCGGTGGCGCTGCTGCTGCACAACCCCAAGCAGCCGAGGCAGGCCACGTTTTTGCCGTTTGCCGAGTTTTCGCCCGAGTGGCAGGCCGTGCGCTGGTGCCAGCGCGAGGGGGCGCACGTGCGCTGCTTCGACCTGCCAATGGCTATTCGCTTCGCGCAGGAAGAGTTGGTGCCGACGGCGGCTGGCTCGGCAGAGGAAGCGGTTGCGGAGACGGCTTCAGAAGTGGCAGCGGAATCCCTACCTCCCGATACTTCTTCCTTCCTCCTGCCCAATTCTCACTTAACCCAGGACCCCGTGGCGTACCTGGCGCGGCTGGCGGGCTACGCCGACCCGGAGCAGTGGTGGGAAACGCACCTGGAGCACGCGCCCGGCAACGCCGACACGTTTGCCCTGGTGCTGGAACTGATGACGGCCCTGCGCGCCGAATCGCAGCGCCCCGAAACCGCCGAAACCCTGCTGCGCGAGGCCTACATGCGCGAAACGCTGCGCGCTACCCTGGCCCAGGGCTACCCCCGCGTGGCGGTGGTGTGCGGGGCCTGGCACGCGCCGGTGCTCACGGACCCCGATTTTCAGCAGAAAGAAGACAAAGCCTTACTTAAAGGCCTGAAAAAGGTGCCCGTCGAGGCCACCTGGATTCCGTGGACCTACGAGCGGCTCTCGACCAGCGCGGGTTACGGGGCGGGTGTGCTGTCGCCGGCCTGGTACGAGCTGCTCTTTACTACCCCCCGCGCCGAGGTCGTGACGCAGTGGATGGTGCGCGCCACCCGCCTGCTGCGCGCCCAGGATTTGGAGGCGTCGTCGGCCCACGCCATTGAGGCGGTGCGGCTGGCCACTACGCTGGCCGCCGTGCGCGGGCTGAGCCTGCCGGGCATTGAGGAGCTGCAGGAAGCGGCCGTGGCGCTGCTGGGCGGCGGCTACGCCGACGGCCTGGCCGTGGTGCGGCGCGCGCTGGTGCTGGGTGAAAAGCTGGGCGAAGTGCCGCCCGGCCAGCCCGCTACCCCCTTGCAGCAGGACCTGAGCCAGCAGCAGCGCGCCATGCGCCTCCGGCCCGAGCCGGAGCGCCGGCCGCTGGCCCTCGACCTGCGCCAGGAAACCCACCTGCGGCGCAGCCACCTGCTGCACCGGTTGCGCCTGCTGGCCATCCATTGGGGCCGGCCGCAGCGCGTGGCCGGGGGCAAGGCCGGCACTTTCCACGAAGAATGGGAGCTGGAATGGCCGCCCGAAATGGCCCTGGCCGTGCTCGATGCCGGCCGCTGGGGCAACACCGTGCTGGCCGCCGCCGCAGCCCGCGCCACCGCCCGCGCCGCCGAGGCCCCTACCCTGCCCGCCGTGAGCCAGCTGCTCGACGAGGCCCTGCGCGCCGACCTGGGGCCGGCCATCGGGGCGCTGGTGGCCCGCCTCGAAACCCTGGCCGCCGACACCCGCGACGTGACGCACCTGCTCGCCGCCCTACCCCCCCTCGC from Hymenobacter psoromatis includes the following:
- a CDS encoding ATPase, coding for MTALRPHAEELYAEELAALRADDDRPKPPGWQLSPWAVVTYLLGGRLDNGFEIEPKYIGQRRLMEIAVATLATDRALLLLGVPGTAKSWVSEHIAAAISGHTNLLVQGTAGTAEDSLRYSWNYARLLAEGPSLAALVPSPLYRGMAEGQLVRIEELTRIPSDVQDTLLTMLSEKVLPIPELSTEIQATQGFNVIATANDRDRGVNELSSALRRRFNAVVLPLPATLAEEVWIVQTRVEKQGRTLQLPAEAPALAQIQRLVTVFRELRQGRTDNGKTKLKSPSGTLSTGEAISVMNAGQALAAYFGDGTLRAADLAAGLTGAVIKDPAPDRVVWLEYLETVVKEREGWQDLYRACREVVE